Part of the Tidjanibacter massiliensis genome is shown below.
AGGGAGACGATGTAGTTGTTCGCACGGCTCGCGTCGTCCACCTTCACCCATGCCGACCACGACATGTTGTTCATCAGAAAATCGGCAGGATTGTAATCCTCCACTGCCAGGTAGTTACCCTTGCTGAAGTAGATGGCCTTGCCTGCGCCCACACCGTCCACCAGCGACGGAAGTTCGGTATCGGAACCGAATATCTCCGCCGGCCCGGCCTGCAGCACGCCGACCACCGGTTTGGTACCGGTCGAAGCGACGGTGTTGTCATTGATGGTCTCGAAATCGAAGAAAGCGATGACACTCGAATCGGGAATGCTTTCATACTTGCTGCCCACAAAAGTCTCCTTGGCGAGCGTCAGGTTATTGGTCATCAGGTCCACCTGCGACTGCGTGGCGTTCTGATTGTCGCGGATGGCCTTGGCGTCGTTCACCGCATTGGTGAAGGCTTCGATATTGGCCTCCGGATAGTCGTCGGCCGTCGCCCCGTCGAGCAGTGCTTCGCACTCGATTATCAACGCTTCGAGCTTGGTTTTATCCACGTCTCCGTTGCCGCCCGAATTACCGCCCTTCTTGTCGCAGGCGGTGAACAGCATGACAGCCGCACCCAACATGAGCACGAAAGCCGATGCACTTTTCAGAAAATTTTTCATAATTGTTTGTTTTAAAATCGGTAAATATTGAGATTGTTCAGATAATATCCGACTTGCCGGCCTTGTTCGCCCCGTTCCCGCTCTCACTGCTCTATTCCCTTGTTCGAATCGAGTTCCGACTGCGGTATCGGGAAATAGAAGCGGTCTCCGGTCCAAACGGATGCAATATCCGGGCCAAGCGCCTCCACGGCGATTTCCCGGCCCCAGCGCATCAGGTCGAAGAAACGGTGCGATTCGAACCCGAGTTCGCGCCGGCGTTCGAGCCGTACGGCAGCCAACACCTCCTCCTGGGTTCCAGCCGTCGTAGGCGCCAGTCCGGCACGGCCGCGCACGAGATCGAGCGCATCGCAGGCATCCTCCAGATCGGTACCCGTGTTACGGTTCGCCAGCGCCTCGGCCTTCATCAGCAGCACGTCGGCATAACGGAGATAAATGTAAGGCAGATAACCGTCGCTCTTCGTTCCGACCGGGACTTCGGAAAGCGGCTGTTCGTACTTTTTCACGAGATATCCCGTAGGCGACCAGCTCGCATCGAACGTATCGCCGTTCACCCACGGCTGACCGGGACGGCCGATGGATATGTCCAGACGCGGGTCCGTCTCCCCTTCCTCGGTCTGCTCGTTGAAACAATCCACGAAACTCTGCGTGGGGGCATTGAAATAGTAGCCCGTCTCGACAGAGGGGGCGAAATAGACGTTCAGGATATTACCCAGTCCGGGATTCTGCCCGGAGAGGTGACGCGCCGCAAAGATGACCTCCTTGTTATCCTCCGCACCGGGGACGAACAGCTCCTGGTAACTCTCGGCCAGCTCGTACTGATGCAGCGCTTCGAGACTCTCGATGTCGCTGAGGCAAGCTCCCCAATTCTGACGGAACAGATGTACCTTGGCCCGCAGGGCATAGGCGGCCCCCTGTGTCACACGCCCTGCATCCTCACCCGAATAGGAAATGGGTACGGTCGATGCGATAACATCGGAAAGGTCGCTCTCTATCTTCGCATACACGGTCTCCACGTCGCTGAGTGCAAGATTGCCGTTATCGGCGGCATTGGGTTCTGTCCGCAACGGCACTGCGCCCCAGATGTTCACGATATGGAAATAGTTCAGCGCCCGGAGAAACTTGGCCTCGCCGATGAGGCGGCTCTTCAGCTCCTCGTCCATCTGGATACCGGGAATGTAGGCAATGGCATTGTTGGCCCGGGCCACCCCTTCGTAGAGGTAGGTCCAATAGTCGCCGAGAATGCCGTTGTCGGCCATGGCGGAAAAGTTATTTATATAGTCGATATCGGACTTGTCGCCCGCGCTGCCCCCCTTCTCGGAGTCGTCCGACGCCACGTCGCCGAACACCCAGAGCATGTTCTGGTCGCTGGTGAACATGATGTTATTGTAGATGCCGTTCACGGCCCGCTCGGCATTGGCAGCCGAGGTGTAGAAGGTCTTGCTGCTGTAATCGGTCTGGAGCTCTTCGGTCAGGAAGTCGCTGCACGCGACGGATGCCGTACAGCAAACCGCCGCAACCGATATGTATGATATAATATTCCGTTTCATCGTATCCGCGTTTTAAAAAGTGAGATTAATACCGAACGTGAACGAACGGGCTATCGGATAGGTACCCCAGTCGATGCCGGCGGCACGGTCGCCTTCGGAGGCAGAGTTGGCGCTCACGGTCATCTCCGGGTCCATGCCGGGGTACTTGGTGATGGTGAAGAGGTTGGTGGCCGCAAAATA
Proteins encoded:
- a CDS encoding LamG-like jellyroll fold domain-containing protein encodes the protein MKNFLKSASAFVLMLGAAVMLFTACDKKGGNSGGNGDVDKTKLEALIIECEALLDGATADDYPEANIEAFTNAVNDAKAIRDNQNATQSQVDLMTNNLTLAKETFVGSKYESIPDSSVIAFFDFETINDNTVASTGTKPVVGVLQAGPAEIFGSDTELPSLVDGVGAGKAIYFSKGNYLAVEDYNPADFLMNNMSWSAWVKVDDASRANNYIVSLNYWNNWKLNVENNGKPFFTVKTTTATVDMDNESVGTVKDGVWVHLAVTMDLNAHTVVFYVNGIATKTWDSATKENLTGSIASAYVSPIGRQLPLLIGAATVYDEAATWEWDSWKTPDGWDSMRGAIDNLGIYNTTLTAGQVARLYQMQKPQ
- a CDS encoding RagB/SusD family nutrient uptake outer membrane protein, translated to MKRNIISYISVAAVCCTASVACSDFLTEELQTDYSSKTFYTSAANAERAVNGIYNNIMFTSDQNMLWVFGDVASDDSEKGGSAGDKSDIDYINNFSAMADNGILGDYWTYLYEGVARANNAIAYIPGIQMDEELKSRLIGEAKFLRALNYFHIVNIWGAVPLRTEPNAADNGNLALSDVETVYAKIESDLSDVIASTVPISYSGEDAGRVTQGAAYALRAKVHLFRQNWGACLSDIESLEALHQYELAESYQELFVPGAEDNKEVIFAARHLSGQNPGLGNILNVYFAPSVETGYYFNAPTQSFVDCFNEQTEEGETDPRLDISIGRPGQPWVNGDTFDASWSPTGYLVKKYEQPLSEVPVGTKSDGYLPYIYLRYADVLLMKAEALANRNTGTDLEDACDALDLVRGRAGLAPTTAGTQEEVLAAVRLERRRELGFESHRFFDLMRWGREIAVEALGPDIASVWTGDRFYFPIPQSELDSNKGIEQ